Proteins encoded within one genomic window of Alphaproteobacteria bacterium:
- a CDS encoding ComF family protein, whose product MMKMNPFPLLINWLIPSNCPGCRASSCHPHELCADCWKGVDLITDPCCHLCGYPFDASAPETTMATPLCDRCYDRRPHYDQVRSAAQYGGAIKRMILQFKHVDATELAPFFARLLYGAGVDLFPSADYLVPVPLHWTRLMGRLYNQASTLAQCLSNRYDEAPPFASLIRRMRKTQSQGRKNHQERHDNIKGAFYVPKKYHSMLKDKVVILVDDVMTSGATLDECALVLKQAGCREVRALTIARVPLKN is encoded by the coding sequence ATGATGAAAATGAATCCATTTCCACTGCTGATAAACTGGTTGATACCGTCAAACTGTCCGGGATGCCGCGCGTCGTCATGCCACCCGCATGAACTGTGCGCCGATTGCTGGAAAGGGGTTGATTTAATCACCGACCCATGTTGTCATTTGTGCGGCTATCCGTTTGATGCCAGCGCTCCCGAAACAACAATGGCCACACCGCTTTGTGACCGGTGCTATGACCGGCGCCCTCATTATGACCAGGTACGATCCGCCGCCCAATATGGGGGGGCCATTAAGCGGATGATCCTTCAGTTCAAACATGTGGATGCAACGGAATTGGCGCCTTTTTTTGCGAGGCTTTTGTATGGCGCGGGCGTGGATTTATTTCCATCGGCCGATTATTTGGTCCCGGTCCCCCTGCATTGGACACGATTAATGGGGCGGCTGTATAACCAAGCATCGACTTTGGCCCAGTGCCTATCAAACAGATATGACGAGGCTCCGCCGTTTGCATCCCTCATTCGTCGCATGAGAAAAACCCAAAGCCAGGGCCGAAAAAACCACCAAGAACGCCATGATAATATCAAGGGGGCGTTTTATGTGCCCAAAAAATATCATTCAATGCTTAAGGATAAAGTTGTGATTTTGGTGGACGATGTCATGACGTCCGGTGCAACGTTGGATGAATGCGCGCTGGTGCTGAAACAAGCCGGATGCAGGGAAGTCAGGGCCCTGACCATTGCGCGCGTGCCGCTTAAAAACTAA
- a CDS encoding glutathione S-transferase family protein: MRSLYHYPLCPFSRKIRQIMAEKKLDFSPEVERFWERRSEFLKINPSGQVPVLVDLNGSVIADSMAITEYLEEAYPVHPLMGDGLVERAEVRRLIAWFDGKFAQEVSLCLVFEKAINRYIKRESNSGPNSALIRSAKNAINHHLDYISWLVDRRNWLAGDDFSVADITAAAHLSVVDYFGDVPWEKHPVATEWYARIKSRPSFRSFLQDRIPGLNPSPHYADLDF, from the coding sequence ATGCGCTCTCTCTATCATTATCCATTGTGTCCCTTTTCACGCAAGATCCGCCAAATCATGGCAGAGAAAAAACTTGATTTCTCGCCAGAGGTGGAGCGTTTCTGGGAACGACGTTCTGAATTTCTGAAAATCAATCCGTCTGGGCAGGTTCCTGTGTTGGTTGATCTCAACGGATCTGTCATTGCAGACAGCATGGCGATTACTGAATACCTTGAGGAAGCCTATCCCGTTCACCCCCTGATGGGCGACGGATTGGTCGAACGTGCAGAGGTTCGCCGGCTTATCGCCTGGTTTGATGGAAAATTCGCCCAAGAAGTCAGTCTGTGCCTGGTATTCGAAAAAGCGATCAATCGATACATCAAGCGCGAATCCAACAGTGGTCCCAATTCGGCGCTGATCCGGAGTGCCAAAAACGCAATCAATCATCATCTGGATTATATTTCCTGGTTGGTTGACCGTCGCAATTGGTTGGCGGGTGATGATTTTTCTGTGGCGGATATTACGGCCGCGGCCCATCTGTCAGTTGTGGATTATTTTGGTGACGTTCCATGGGAAAAGCACCCCGTGGCAACCGAATGGTACGCCCGTATAAAATCACGCCCCAGTTTTAGATCGTTCCTGCAGGATCGCATCCCCGGCCTGAATCCATCACCGCATTATGCCGATTTGGATTTTTAG